Genomic DNA from Nonomuraea rubra:
GAGTGGTGAGGTCGAAGCGGCGCACGGTGACCGCGCCGCCGAGTGACCGGGTGGCGTAGTTGAAGATCCCGAAGCGGTAGCCCATGAAGAACTGCCAGGCGTTGTTGAGCGTGAACGCCGGGCCGAGGCCGACGAAGGTGCTGCCGTCTGTGCTGTAGGAGAAGCGGGCCTGCCTGCCGGAGCCCGGGCGGATGTCGGCGTTGACCCGCAGCCAGATGCGGCCTCCTGAGATGTTCGCGCCTGCCGCCTCGGTGCCGGTGCCGGTCGTCTGCCACGAGCTGTTCATGGTCAGGCCGTTGGTCATCACGACCCGGTTGACGCCGTTGTCGCGTTTGACGCCGATCCACGCCGACTGGTCGCGGAGCATGGCCAGCCCGGCGCGGTCGCCGTCGGCCAGCTGGGAGTAGTCGAGTTCGATCGTCGCCGTCGAGGACGGGCCCTGGATGCGGTGGGTCAGCGTGTTGCGGGCGTTGTAGAGGTCGTTCGTGACGGTCGCGGTCTGCAGGCGCAGGCCGTTGCCGGTGGAGAAGCGGCTGGTGTCGGGGTTGTGGTTCCACTCCCAGCGGTGGCCGAGGCTGCCCGAGGTGAAGGCGTCGGGGCCGATCATGGGCGCGACGGTGCGGCTGGTCTGGATGTTCGGCTTGGGGTAGGTGGCTCCCCAGGCGCCGTTGACGGTCTGGAGGGTCGGCCAGTCGCCGCTCCAGGTGATCGGCGCGAGCGCCGGGACGCGGCCGCCGGGGTAGGCGTCGACGAACGACATGTAGTACCAGTCGCCGTTCTGGGTCTGGACGAGGCCGCCCTGGTGGGGGACACCGCCGCCGGAGATGGGGCCGGGCAGGTCGAGCAGGACCTGGCGCATCTCGTACGGGCCCCACGGCGAGGTGGAGCGGAGCACGTACTGGCCGTTGGCGGGGCGGGTCAGCCAGATGTAGTAGTAGCCGTTGCGCTTGTAGAAGCGGGCGCCCTCCAGGGTGCCGACGCTGCTCGGGGTCTGGAACACCTGCTGGGCGCGCACCTGGCCGAGCCCGTCGGCGGAGAGCTGGGCGACGCTGATGGTGCCGTTGCCGTAGGCGACGTACATGGTGTCGTCGGTGTCGATCAGCAGGCCGGCGTCGTAGTAGCAGTTGTTGATCTGCGAGCGCTTGGTCCAGGTGCCGTCCACGGCGGAGGCGGTGTAGACGTAGGTGCGGTTGAACTCGACGCAGCCGATCCAGTAGTAGGTGCTGTTGCTGGGCCGGTAGTTCAGGGTCGAGGCCCAGATGCCCTTGACGTACGCCCGGCCGCCGCTGAGGTCGTAGGCGGCCGAGCCGAAGTCGAGCCTCGGGACCGAGTGGCCGGCGTACTCCCAGTCGACCAGGTTGTAGGAGCGCAGGATCGGCGCGCCCGGGGAGTAGTGCATGGTCGAGGCCGAGTAGTAGTAGGCGTCGCCGACCCGGATGATGTCGCCGTCGGCGAAGTCCTGCCACACGACCGGGTTGGTGTAGGAGCCGCCGGTGCCGGTGGTGACCGGGACGAGCTGCCATTGCTGGTTGGCGCCGCCCCAGTCGTCGTACTGGACGATGTTGGCGCCGTCGGCGGTGGAGGCGTTCTGCACTTCGAGGGCCTTGCTGCTGTGGCGGTTGATCAGGCGGACGTGGCCGCCGTCGGAGTCGGCGAGCCTCCATTGCTGGTTGGTGCCGTTGAGGTCGGTCCACTGCACGACGGCGCCGCCGTTGGCGGTGGAGAAGCCGGAGACGTCGAGGACCTTGCCGGAGTGGCGGGACTTGAGGCGGTAGTAGCCGCCGCCGGAGTCGACGAACTGCCACTGCTGCTGGTTCTGGTTGTTGCGGGTCCACTGGGTGATGCGGGCGCCGTCGTTGGTGGCGAGGTTGTAGACGTCCAGGGCCTTGCCGCTGTTGCGGTTGACCAGCACGTACCAGGCATTCGTGTCCACGGTCGCGGCCGACGCCTGGGGTGTGAGGAAGACGGTCACGAGCAGCAGGGACGAGATGACCGCGAGCACGCGTCTCACAGGAACCTCCAGAGGTTGGCGTTCGCGCCGTTGTCGTCGGCGAGCACGACCTGCGCGCCCTGCGAGGTGCCGGCCAGGCCGAGGACGCGGCCGCCGTTGGCGCACTGGATGCGGAAGGTGGCGCCCGGCCCGTAGCGCAGGCGCCAGCGGTGGTCGGCGGTGCCGTTGTCGGCCCACTGCACGACGCGCGACCCCGCCGCGGTGCCCATGCTCTCCACGCCCAGCACCTTCTGGCTGTGGGAGTTGCGCAGCCGCAGGTAGCCGCCCGTGTCGGCGATCGCCGTCCACAGGTGGTCGGCGGTGCCGGTGTCGCCCCACTGGACGACGAGCGCGCCGTCGGCCGTGGACATGCCGGTGACGCCGAGCACCATGCCGGTGCCCGCGTTCTGGATGCGCCGCGTGCCGTTCGGCACGAACCGCCACTGGTTGTCCGGGCTGCCGTTGTCGGAGTCCTGCACCACCTGGGCGCCGTTGGCGGTCGAACCGTTCTGGACGCCGAGCAGCTTGGAGCTGTGCACGTTGCGGATCTTGACGGAGCCGTCGCCGGCGTCGGTGACCGTCCAGCGGTGGTCGGCGGTGCCGGTGTCGCCCCATTGGAGCACCCGGGCGCCGTCGGCCGTGGACATGTTCTCGACGCCGAGCACCTTGCCGCTGTGCACGTTGCGGAAGCGCAGGGCGGTGCCGTCCACGACCGGGATCCAGTCGTGGTCGGCGGTGCCGTTGTCGGTCCACTGCAGGGCCAGGCCGCCGTCGGCGGTGGACATGTCCCGGATGCCGAGGGCGAGCCCGCTGGCCGCGTTGACCAGCCGGAAGCTCGCCGCGCCGCCGCCGGTGTTCCAGTAGACGACGTAGTTGTGGCCGTGGGCGTCGTAGAACGGGCGCAGGTTGACGGACGCGCCGCTCGCGGTGGCGGTGAAGGCCAGGGACGAGGTGCTGGTCCGGGTGATCGAGGAGGGGGTCAGGGTCGGGGCCGAGGACAGGCTCGTGTCGCCGTAGTCGCCGGACAGCACGACCGGGCCGTAGGTGACGGCCTGCACGCCGGGGTTGTCGTTGGCGGCCCTCATGACCACCCGCATGGGCAGCCGTACGGTCACGGTGTCGCCCGGCGTCCACGATCGGGTGAGGTCGGCGTAGGTGCCGGGGGTGGTGGCGAGGTCCTGCTGGGCTCCGTTGACGCTGATCGTCGCGCCCTGGGTCCAGGACGGGATGCGGATGCGCATCGTCCACGATCCGCTCGCGTTGCCGGTGACCTGGAGCGAGGTGGTGTCGCCGACCGGGTAGGAGGTGGTCTGGGTGACGGTGATGCCGCGCCGGCTCCAGTCGAGGGTGGAGGGCACGAACAGGTTCACGAACAGCGTGGTGCCGTTGTGGAAGTAGATCGAGTCCATCAGCTTGGTGTTGGTCTCGATCCCGGTGCCCTGGCAGCACCAGAAGGAGTTGTAGTCGGTGCTCCAGGTGCCGCCGCCCCAGGCCGGGCCGACCCCTCGCCGCCCGCCGGGGTTGAGCGGGGTGAAGTAGGTGACGTGCCCGCGCGCGTCGGCCGGGTTCTGCTGCCCGATGAGGTGGTTGAGCAGGGCGTTCTCGTAGTAGTCGAAGTAGTCGGCGCGCGACGGCGACAGCAGCCACAGCTCCCGGGTGAGCTTGAGCATGTTGTAGGTGTTGCACGCCTCGCCGGTGTCCCTGGCCAGGTGGGCGGCGATCGCGTTGGGGGCGCGGAAGTGCTCGGCCTGGCTGTTGGAGCCGTTGACGTACGTGTGCGCGCCGACCGTGATGGACCAGGCGTTGGCGGCGATGTCGCGGTAACGGGTGGTGCCCGTCGCCTTGTACTCCCGGGCCGCCCCGATCCACTTGGGCACCTGCGTGTTGGCGTGCAGTCCGTTGAGCCGGTCCTGGTTCGCGGCCAGCGGGTCGAACACGGCGGCGTGGTCGAACCGCTGGGCCGTGGCCAGCCAGCGGGAGTCGCCGGTCAGCTGGTACAGGTCCGTCAGCACGGCGTTCATGCCGCCGAACTCGGTGCCGAGCATGGCCTGCATCTGGCTCGTGCTCAGCCGTGACGTGCGGGCGTCCACCCACCCCGCCAGGGCCAGCAGGACGGTCCTGGCCTGGTTGCCGCCGATCAGCCGCCAGACGTCCAGCAGCCCGGCCAGGGTCTTGTGGATGCAGTAGTACGGCACGTTGCCGTTGCTCAGCGTGCGGTTCTCCACGGCCGTGATGTCCGACTCCGGGAAACCGGACAGGTATCCGCCGCTGAACCCGGCGGCGCCGTTGTTGGCCTGGCACTTGGCCAGCTCGGCCACCATGTAGGTGGCCTTGTCCCGGCAGGTGGTGTCGCCGAGCACCGCGTACGCCTGCGCCCACGCCGTCAGGAAGTGGCCCTGCATGTGGGACCGGAACGGGAAGCTCGGCGCGTCCCAGCCGCCGTTGGCCGCCGCGCCGCCGGTGGACAGGCGGTGGTTGGCCCGGAAGACGTACAGCAGCCGGTCGACATCGACGAAGCGCAGATAGCTCAGCGTGCGGTTCTGGTTGTCCAGCCAGCGGCCGGAGGTCAGCCGGACCTGGCCGAGGTCGAACTCGTAGGCTGACACGCCGAGGTCGGGCCTGGCCCAGGGGAGCGCGGCCAGGGCGGGGGACGCGCCGGCCACCTGGCCGGTGACCGAGAGCGCGGCGGTGGCTCCAGTGGCCTGAAGGAACTGACGACGGCTCAAGGACATGTGGACTCCTTGGCTTCCCTAGGTGGTGTTAGCGATAACAATCAGTCGATGACGTCACCGGGGACCTCACGTCCCGCCGGTCGGAGGAGCTGATCGAGCCGGATGCGCGGGGAACCGGCCGCACCGGTGACGGACGGCGCGGCTGTTGCCCGGACGGCCTTGCGAACTGCCTGCGGCTCAGGACCACGGGATTCCCTTCGGAGGCGACGAGCTTATTGTTAGCGCTAACAATCGCGGTGCGGTGAGGGCGTTGTCGCGGAGTACATCCGACGGTTCGACCTGGCGTCAACGAGGGGGAGCCCCTGCCGACCCGGGCGCTGCCGCCGGAACGCCTTCTCGCCTGGAGTTTCGTCTCCATGGAGATCACGGCGCACCGCCCGTGCCTGTGAAAGTTTCACAGAAGGCGCCGCTTGGCAACAGATAACTTGCGAGAGATCCGAGGTTAAGTTGCTGAGAGTCGCGGATGCGGTGATGTGCCCGCACTGCCCGGACGGCAGGTCCTCCTGGTCGCTGAGGGCGATTCGCGCCCGTTCGCCCAGGCCGGTCCGGGCGGTGTCGCGCCGTTTCTGATCTGGTGAAACGCACACGCCGGCGGAGCGTGCGGCGCCGCTCGCCGTCGTCCGCGGTGGCGGCGGCACCGAGCCGCAGTCGCCGTACGAACGGGTTGATCTTAGTTAAGTTTCTTCGGGCGAATGGTTGACGAGCCGCGTCAGAGGCCCTTACCTTCCTCCAGGAAGTCGGCCGAGACCTCGTTCACACCACCCCCGTCACAGCGGAAGCGCTCTCGTGCCAGAGGCCGCCCGCGACCCTCTAGGGAACGAGAAGCGAGATGTCCGATCTATCGCGAAGGCAAGTACTGAGATTCGGCGCGGCCGGTGCCGGAGCCGCGATGGTGCCGCTGCCCTGGACGGCCGCCGCCCGGGCCGCCTCGGCGCCCCCCGCGGAGGTGCGCGCCGCGAACGACCTGGCCCTGTGGTACGACGAGAGCGCCGGCACGGACTGGCTGAGAGCGCTGCCGATCGGCAACGGCCGCCTGGGCGCCATGGTGTTCGGCAACGCCGGCACCGAGCGGCTGCAGCTCAACGAGGACACCGTCTGGGCGGGCGGCCCCTACGATCAGAGCAACCCCCGAGGGGCGGCGGCGCTGGGGCAGATCCGGCAACTGGTCTTCCAGAACCAGTGGGACCAGGCGCAGGCGCTGATCGACCAGAACATGCGCGGCACCCCCGCCGGCCAGCTCGCCTACCAGACCGTCGGTGACCTGCGGCTCGCCTTCGGCAGCACCACCGGCGTCTCGGAGTACAACCGGTACCTGGACCTCACCACGGCGACCACGGCCGTGTCCTACCTGCAGAACGGGGTGCGCTACCGGCGCGAGGCGCTGGCGAGCGCGCCGGACCAGGTGATCGCCATCCGCCTGACCGCCGACAGGCCCGGCTCGATCACCTTCTCCGCGACGTTCGACAGCCCGCAGCGGACGACGCGCACCAGCCCGGACGGGACCACCGTGGCACTCGACGGCATCTCGGGCGACATGGAAGGCGTGGCCGGCTCCGTCAGGT
This window encodes:
- a CDS encoding family 43 glycosylhydrolase — translated: MRRVLAVISSLLLVTVFLTPQASAATVDTNAWYVLVNRNSGKALDVYNLATNDGARITQWTRNNQNQQQWQFVDSGGGYYRLKSRHSGKVLDVSGFSTANGGAVVQWTDLNGTNQQWRLADSDGGHVRLINRHSSKALEVQNASTADGANIVQYDDWGGANQQWQLVPVTTGTGGSYTNPVVWQDFADGDIIRVGDAYYYSASTMHYSPGAPILRSYNLVDWEYAGHSVPRLDFGSAAYDLSGGRAYVKGIWASTLNYRPSNSTYYWIGCVEFNRTYVYTASAVDGTWTKRSQINNCYYDAGLLIDTDDTMYVAYGNGTISVAQLSADGLGQVRAQQVFQTPSSVGTLEGARFYKRNGYYYIWLTRPANGQYVLRSTSPWGPYEMRQVLLDLPGPISGGGVPHQGGLVQTQNGDWYYMSFVDAYPGGRVPALAPITWSGDWPTLQTVNGAWGATYPKPNIQTSRTVAPMIGPDAFTSGSLGHRWEWNHNPDTSRFSTGNGLRLQTATVTNDLYNARNTLTHRIQGPSSTATIELDYSQLADGDRAGLAMLRDQSAWIGVKRDNGVNRVVMTNGLTMNSSWQTTGTGTEAAGANISGGRIWLRVNADIRPGSGRQARFSYSTDGSTFVGLGPAFTLNNAWQFFMGYRFGIFNYATRSLGGAVTVRRFDLTTP
- a CDS encoding beta-L-arabinofuranosidase domain-containing protein, yielding MSLSRRQFLQATGATAALSVTGQVAGASPALAALPWARPDLGVSAYEFDLGQVRLTSGRWLDNQNRTLSYLRFVDVDRLLYVFRANHRLSTGGAAANGGWDAPSFPFRSHMQGHFLTAWAQAYAVLGDTTCRDKATYMVAELAKCQANNGAAGFSGGYLSGFPESDITAVENRTLSNGNVPYYCIHKTLAGLLDVWRLIGGNQARTVLLALAGWVDARTSRLSTSQMQAMLGTEFGGMNAVLTDLYQLTGDSRWLATAQRFDHAAVFDPLAANQDRLNGLHANTQVPKWIGAAREYKATGTTRYRDIAANAWSITVGAHTYVNGSNSQAEHFRAPNAIAAHLARDTGEACNTYNMLKLTRELWLLSPSRADYFDYYENALLNHLIGQQNPADARGHVTYFTPLNPGGRRGVGPAWGGGTWSTDYNSFWCCQGTGIETNTKLMDSIYFHNGTTLFVNLFVPSTLDWSRRGITVTQTTSYPVGDTTSLQVTGNASGSWTMRIRIPSWTQGATISVNGAQQDLATTPGTYADLTRSWTPGDTVTVRLPMRVVMRAANDNPGVQAVTYGPVVLSGDYGDTSLSSAPTLTPSSITRTSTSSLAFTATASGASVNLRPFYDAHGHNYVVYWNTGGGAASFRLVNAASGLALGIRDMSTADGGLALQWTDNGTADHDWIPVVDGTALRFRNVHSGKVLGVENMSTADGARVLQWGDTGTADHRWTVTDAGDGSVKIRNVHSSKLLGVQNGSTANGAQVVQDSDNGSPDNQWRFVPNGTRRIQNAGTGMVLGVTGMSTADGALVVQWGDTGTADHLWTAIADTGGYLRLRNSHSQKVLGVESMGTAAGSRVVQWADNGTADHRWRLRYGPGATFRIQCANGGRVLGLAGTSQGAQVVLADDNGANANLWRFL